ATggctctctctcattctctctcaacATCTTGAATTCTGTCTCTCTTTACAAAGAATTTATAACACATTTAACTTAATaggataaaaataatataagagtggaaataaattaaaagaagcaATGTTACTAAAGATGATAATTTAGGGTAGGTAATAGTGAAGAATACCATCACAAGGAATTACCCAGTCAACAATGGGTTCCAATATCATTCTGCTTAGCAGATTACTAAGGCAGTTTAATTGACTAGATCCCCTGATCCAAGATGCTTAGCAGATTGTGAAGGTGGTTCATTCTGCTCTGAAGGTGCTTAACCGAAAGGTCATTGATTTATTTAAGGCTGGCTTTATGCCGTAAACTTAGTATCACTTTAATGAGGCTTTAAATTACTTGTTCGGTACGTGTGTCCTTCTTTTTATATCTGTCTAAAGATGCGAGCTTAATGAGCATCTGTATTCCTTTATGTTTCGACTTTTGAGTCGAATCTCAAGTAATATGCTACTGGAGTACGTAGTTTCTCACTGGCTTCCAAATACATAACGTGCAGTACgtacttttcttcattttagattCCATTCCCGAGATACATGGAAATTTTATAATGAATTTTTCATTCAGAACATATTTCATCCCATGAAATACACGCATTCTGATTACATTATTTACTATGTGTATAACACAtctgttttgatattttttgtcAAGCAAATTAGTTTCTGTACAAACTACAAACTTGCTTGCtggcttttctttccttctctttttttatacaataattTCATCTTCATATTGCTTTGCGAGTTGTGCACTTTTCCTAAAAGCTCGTGAGAAATTGTAGGAGCGCTTGGGGTGCATGCGCCTAATATGTGAAATGCGCGTGGAGATGTGTGAGATCTTGTTGAACACGCACCACGGTTTGTGGGGACATGTGAACATGTGTATGACACGCGCCTAAGCATATGGTTGAGCGTTTGAGGTGCGTGACAACGTGTTATACACGTGCTCAACTTTTGGGGTGCGCATGGGGTCGCGTGAACATGTGCAATACACGCTCCCATATTTGGGGGTTGACGTGGTGCATGATAGGCACGTGAGTACGTGTTCTACATGCACCCAGTCATCTGTTGTGAGAGTGGAGGCGCGTGAACCCTTGCACCACATGTGCCTATTTGTTGAAAGGCACGTGGGAGGTGCGCCACACACGCCCAAACTTTTTGGTGCATGTGGTGGTACATAAACACGTGTTGTACACGTGCCATTAATTGGGATTTGAAGTGGTGCATGTGAGTAACACGTGTTTTTCACACATCTATTTTTCGAAGGTTAGAGTGGTGCGCGTTGGAGGCGCTTGAACAAACGTGCCTTGACAGTGTGTCCAACAACGTGTACTCTTTTGGTAAGCATGCAGAATTTATAGCAATGCAgaccaaaatatatattctaccACATTTCTGCGTTATTCTATGTAGAAAACTACATAAATCAAGTGGACACAACAGGTTATTGAAAACTATATAAAAACGTGTCACAACATCTTTCCATATTACAGGAAACAAATGTTCCCCATCTTCACTTTCATTGTGACAAGACTGCGACCGGCACCATTATCTATTGAGAAGGGATAATCTTGAGCATGGACTGAGCATGAATGGGTGTTAAATTGGACAGGCAAAAGCTTTGCCATGCCTCCTGCTTCTGCTCTTCATTTTCTGTAAACGCCTTGTATATCGAAATCACAATACTTCTCGCGGCGCAAAAGAATCAACTCCAATTTTTCAATCACTGCTGATAATTAggagtgtcaaatcgtgttaacgggtcatgttCGTGTTGTGTCAAAacgtatatattatactatatagctcaaccctaatccgacccgttaagcttatcgtgttaaaatctcaaaccctaacacgatccATTAACATAACTgatcgtgtcgtgtcaacctgttttgacccattagtaaatattatgaaatatattaaCACGATACAATACGACtcatttcaaactatttatgtaaataggttAAATAGGCCCAAAATTAACCAGTTTGACCTTATTAAATTTAGCAtgattttctctaaattttaaaattacaatatgtgtaaaaattataaaactaactacaaatccaaaattataatccaaacaataaaaatataaaaattaaaattctaacaattttacttttaggtataagggtataattataattataattttcttaatgtgTCATAACggattgacccgttatcaaTCCGTTAAGAAATCATATATtaatgggtcaacccgttttgacccatacCCGTTAAGATTAAATCCTAACCCGTTATTAAcgtgtcgtgttcgtattgGGTTAACGGGCCgtataacatattgccacccctactgAAAACTACACTTCTATACCCGTTTAAAACGAAAATTATTGTCATGATAACATCCCCAACATCAACAACTTTAATTATGCCATTTGTTGGCAAAGGATATCAGAACTTGTCAATGATACAGAAAATACGATGGtaaaatcaaaatgaaaaaccTCAAACTATTTCTGATTAATGGTACCTCGCCAAACCCACGATTGCACTGTTTATTAGTTGTCACTGTAGCATTCTCAAGATAAACTTTACACACATAATATAGAGCATTAAACGTCATGCCTATAGAGCATCGTAGAAATTCACAattgaatgaaatatataataaacggTGGGATGATTGAAACCCATAATCATGCATTTTATCACCATGAATTAAGGGTGAGCAAAAACTTAATCCTCATATAAAGTTATGTCAATGTGTAAGTGGATTGATTTCACTAATAAATAGATAGACTCTTCGCtctgttaaataaatatttgtgcAGTAAACTCTTCCTCAACACAGATTCATATCTTGGATTCAAAGAATTTATAAGTTGGGAAAGGCTtacttaattataattaaatatggatTGAGCGCAATCAAAATTAATCTAACCTAGTTCCAGTGTatgaagattgaaaaaaaaaaaaaaagacatcacTCCAACTGTCCTTGAATTGAAACaccaaaactgaaaatgaaaacataaattacaAAACTACAGGAAAATTTCCAAGCTTCACTGGACCAAAGGAAGTAACAACAGCCAAAAGATTTTTCAAGTAGGCTCAAAAACAACAAGAACAATCAAAAGGACAAAGCGGGGTACCTCCAGCATCTGCCTTACTGATATTCAACTCGTCCTCTGTGTAGATAGCTAGTCCATCATTTGTCTTCTTTCTAGGTCGAGAAGGTGGATCCATAAACCCACCACCAGCAGACATTTTAACCTTATCCTTTTTCTTTATCTTCCTAGAATTTCCGGTTGCCTCTTCATTTGGCTTTTCGGACTTTTCTGGTTCagatttcttcctcttttttccgGCAAAtatttgatcaatctcactagGAGCCTTTTTCTTCGTTGAAGagggtttttcttcttccacagCATTATTTTGTGGCACTCGAGTAGCTTTCTTCGAAGAACTCTTTTTTGGCATTGCAAGGAACTAAATTGTAGACCTAGCAAGAATTAAAACATTAGGTAAATGTTTGCACTGTTCAGTTTATGAAAATAGTTAGTGGAGAGAATTTTTGAATTCCACTCCAATGGATGTTCCAGTTTAAGGTACTAGAACAGAATATGTCATTACCAATGTGTACTGGTGTACCGCTTTGACATACGCTAAATGAATTTATACTTAATAATCTATCAACTTAATAACAAAATGAATTTAGAACATCACATTGTTTCAAAACTTGGAATATCACAATGTTATATTAGTAAAATTTGGCCTGGGATTTTATCAGTAATGTTCCAAATCATCACACGACAATAATCAGATTTACGTAACACAAGTTGGCCCCATTTTGATTCTCATTTAATTAGTTCTCTGTTAACACTAACTGATCTACAAAGGGCTGTGCACAAACCGAACCCATCAAATCCGAAATTAATCCTAGAATTCAAAATTCATCCCAAAGTCGAAAACCCATCACAACCGGATCAATACCAAAATCAACAGCAGTGTTCATTAATCATAAAACTCGaacaaaaaattatcatatcacCTTGACGAAAAAGTTTGATGAGCAATGGAGAGGAGATGCTGTGATGCGGTGAAGGGCAGTAGACGGGTAAAGTGGCCACGGGTGGCTGAGAAATTGCAACAATAGACAATGTTCGGTgtaaacagagagagagagagaggcctaaCTGTGTATGGTGGCTGCAGTGCTGGAGAAGCTGGCTTCTGGGTGGGGGGCGAGATGTTGAGGAGCGGCTGCAGGCTTTTGTGTGCGGCTGGAAAGAGTCGGCAGTTTGCAGTCGGGACTGAGTGGCGGATAGGAGTCAAAGTCTGCGGAGAAGGGAGATTTTTTATGGGGGTTTTGAGATCAAGGAGCAGGGGAATGAGACTGCTGAGGAAGAGAAAGCAAGGGTGAGGATTTGTATCCCGCcccaagaaaaaagaagaaagatggagaaGACGGAGATGCCTGTgcgggaaaaaggaagaaggagaCGGCTGGAAAGAAACCCAGCGGATAGATGTAGGGTTCAAGTTGGATGAAATCgtgtcaaaattttcaaatcgcCGCTAGTTGGTGGTATTACTTTAGCCCATGGGCCGATATTAACTAAATTAGGAGGCCCAATGCCAGTGTTTTAAATTGAAGAGGACTCCTCTTCAGCAACGACTGTTTTTTATAATAACGACAACGCCCTAGTAAAACGTCGTCATCTTGACCGATGACTTAACTGTTGCAGTGTACTTGCATCCCTGGCCTTCGTCCCAACCAACTCCCTTCTCTTCCCCTTGTTTCCCCTCTCCGTCTCGACATCAACTCCCCCAGACCCAACCACCGTTTCATTCCTTATTCTAGTCCTGACCAACGAGGGGCTCTGCTCGGGGGAAAATTATTGCTCATTGCCCTATCCGCTTGCCTTTGTTACCAGCGCCTCTTTTTTACCTCTTCTCCTTACATTATCAGCTTGCCTTTTCTGGTTTGTTTCTtcgttatttcaaattttacaatctgaagataatttattcaactttttggGTACTTTATTTCTCTATGGATTTTTGCTTCGGATTTGTTGAGAGAATGAATGCTTTAGTTTTTGCTTTggatttactcttttttttttttttttgtgttttttgacGTTTGAACTCTTATTTTCAATCAGATTGG
This is a stretch of genomic DNA from Carya illinoinensis cultivar Pawnee chromosome 15, C.illinoinensisPawnee_v1, whole genome shotgun sequence. It encodes these proteins:
- the LOC122296605 gene encoding uncharacterized protein LOC122296605; protein product: MPKKSSSKKATRVPQNNAVEEEKPSSTKKKAPSEIDQIFAGKKRKKSEPEKSEKPNEEATGNSRKIKKKDKVKMSAGGGFMDPPSRPRKKTNDGLAIYTEDELNISKADAGVKLGNFPVVL